One stretch of Hevea brasiliensis isolate MT/VB/25A 57/8 chromosome 12, ASM3005281v1, whole genome shotgun sequence DNA includes these proteins:
- the LOC110647484 gene encoding uncharacterized protein LOC110647484, translating to MVGYLEMEGLSKNKILFWWLAANGGLFTYTERVRRNLSVDCIFPICREKHKSVMHVLRDCDMAALVWRRLDPSGEFGMACWAVWRYKNRVVFNEECCSAENWIQFIGYQAHDFAANKDSVLGLSGVIPKSVSLWTSWNPPPESWFKLNIDGAQVHESGNASCGGLIRVSYSKWARRCMVRLGKHSITIAET from the exons ATGGTCGGTTATTTGGAAATGGAAGGGCTTTCAAAGAATAAGATCCTTTTTTGGTGGTTGGCAGCAAATGGAGGGCTGTTTACTTACACAGAAAGAGTTCGCAGGAACTTGTCTGTGGACTGTATTTTCCCTATTTGTAGAGAGAAGCATAAAAGTGTTATGCATGTGCTCAGGGATTGTGATATGGCTGCATTGGTTTGGAGGAGATTAGATCCTTCAGGGGAG TTTGGGATGGCTTGTTGGGCCGTGTGGAGGTACAAAAATAGGGTGGTTTTTAATGAGGAGTGTTGTAGTGCTGAGAATTGGATTCAGTTTATTGGTTATCAAGCGCACGATTTTGCTGCTAATAAAGATAGTGTTCTAGGGTTGAGTGGTGTCATTCCGAAGTCAGTTAGCTTGTGGACAAGTTGGAACCCTCCTCCAGAGTCTTGGTTCAAGTTAAATATTGATGGGGCACAAGTTCATGAGTCTGGCAATGCTTCATGTGGGGGCTTAATTCGAGTTAGTTACAGCAAATGGGCTAGACGGTGTATGGTTCGACTTGGTAAGCATTCCATAACTATTGCCGAGACTTAG
- the LOC110648068 gene encoding uncharacterized protein LOC110648068: MDGPPANDWCSVCHGRFRVPCQANCSHWFCGDCIMLVWHHGSAIQPCKCPLCRRQITLLVPGEASQRERHNPEVAEILQKVQAYNRLFGGQTSGLIQRMQDLPFLLRRLVQEMMDPQRSLPLVIRARVYIAMILSAIYILSPVDIIPEGILGIFGLLDDLLIGLMCFLHVAAVYRSVLYYRHGGS; encoded by the exons ATGGACGGGCCTCCGGCGAACGATTGGTGCTCTGTTTGCCATGGACGCTTCAGAGTCCCTTGCCAGGCCAATTGCTCCCACTGGTTTTGCG GTGATTGCATTATGCTTGTTTGGCATCATGGATCTGCAATTCAACCATGTAAATGTCCACTATGTCGTCGTCAAATTACATTGTTGGTCCCTGGTGAAGCTTCCCAAAGAGAGCGTCATAACCCTGAGGTTGCTGAGATTTTGCAAAAGGTTCAAGCATATAATCGTCTTTTTGGAGGACAGACTAGTGGTCTCATTCAG AGAATGCAAGACCTTCCATTTCTGCTAAGAAGGTTAGTACAGGAAATGATGGATCCTCAAAGATCACTACCTCTTGTCATCAGGGCGCGTGTCTACATTGCA ATGATATTAAGTGCTATCTACATTCTCAGCCCTGTAGACATCATCCCAGAAG GTATTTTGGGTATATTTGGCCTCTTGGATGATTTGCTTATAggacttatgtgcttccttcatgtCGCTGCCGTATATCGTTCAGTACTATATTATCGTCATGGAGGTTCATGA